The nucleotide sequence CAATAGAAATATCTGACCATATATCAGTAATTAAGTCTCCGGGCAATAAATTACCATCAATTAATTTTAATCTTTCTTTATAGTAAAGTACTCTTTCGCCACCAATAAATAGGTAATCCATATCATCATCTGGATGAGTAACAATTTTATCTTTAATTCCTTTAGATTTTATTATTGTTTCTTTCCTTTTCAAATATGCACCCCCTGAAACGGAAGCTGTTCTAAAAACAAAATCAGCATTCTCAATTGCAAACATTGCTATTTGAGTGTCAAAGTCATTTTCATTTTTCTTTGCTTCATAAGGAGATTTGTATCCTAATTTTTTTGAAAGAATATTTTGAATTGTATCCCATTGCCAGTTTTCTCTTGGATCATTTGGGTTAATAAATATATATTTATATTGAGTATCATAACCCTTTTCTATAAATAAATGAGAACTGTTTAGAACAAAATCTAATTTACTCTTAGCATAGAAAAAAATATGATTTGCTTGTTTAAAAAGACCCGATGATGTGCTTTTGAAACCAAAAGGTTTGTTTGTAGCATTAATTATATGGTTAATATAATTAGAACGTCCGAAAATATCATCCAATAAGATTTTACAATATGCAGCTTCATTATCGTCCAAATGGACAAATATTACACCATCTTTAGATAACAAGGCGTGTAGCACTTTTAATCTTCTTGACATTAAGTCAAGCCAAATAGAATGTTCAATACCGTCATCATAATGTTCAAAAGCACTGCCTGTGTTAAAAGGTGGGTCTATGTATATACACTTGATTTTATTAGTAAAATTTTGTTCAAGGGCTTTTAAAGCAAGCAGGTTATCGCCATGGATAAGCATGTTTTCGGAATTGGGGTCACCAAAGCTTTTGCCTGGGTCTTCAATTAAAATGCGAGGCTCAAGCTGTGGTTCGCTTCCTTTGCCAATCCATGTAAGTTCGAGTTTTTGTAAGG is from Bacteroidales bacterium and encodes:
- a CDS encoding site-specific DNA-methyltransferase, whose amino-acid sequence is MAKPLQKLELTWIGKGSEPQLEPRILIEDPGKSFGDPNSENMLIHGDNLLALKALEQNFTNKIKCIYIDPPFNTGSAFEHYDDGIEHSIWLDLMSRRLKVLHALLSKDGVIFVHLDDNEAAYCKILLDDIFGRSNYINHIINATNKPFGFKSTSSGLFKQANHIFFYAKSKLDFVLNSSHLFIEKGYDTQYKYIFINPNDPRENWQWDTIQNILSKKLGYKSPYEAKKNENDFDTQIAMFAIENADFVFRTASVSGGAYLKRKETIIKSKGIKDKIVTHPDDDMDYLFIGGERVLYYKERLKLIDGNLLPGDLITDIWSDISIEGLANEGGIDFPKGKKPEKLLERCIDMSTKEGDIVLDSFLGSGTTAAVAHKMKRKYIGIELGEQAITHCIPRLKSVIIGEKSGISKSVNWKGGGGFKYYTLAPSLIQKDKYGNDIINPAYNANMLAAAMAKQEGFRYLPHESIYWKQGNSSEKDFIFTTTQFITVEMLDRLAEEMQPYESLLICCKGFAASCKSRHSNITIKKIPQMLYGRCEFGKDDYSFNIVNLPHDETEIDSTDEDEINIEETTSKKNKTKKKVEDENQSTLF